A DNA window from Bradyrhizobium barranii subsp. barranii contains the following coding sequences:
- a CDS encoding CvpA family protein translates to MNSFDLAVYTALAVAIGFGFRTGLLGSAMTILAYLLAAPIAVALMPLIVPQVATNPNAPLLQNWIWFFGIFVVVGMLLGYIGRLALNDTIREAGIGDRLAGAALGAVRVGLVATTLVLVFDQIVPANRQPPFLAGSHLRPLFSAAGKMGFKTLPPEAAAAIDRLKQERRI, encoded by the coding sequence ATGAACAGTTTCGATCTCGCGGTCTATACGGCACTCGCCGTCGCGATCGGCTTCGGTTTCAGGACTGGCCTGCTCGGCAGCGCCATGACCATCCTCGCCTATCTCCTGGCCGCTCCCATCGCCGTCGCGCTGATGCCGCTGATCGTGCCGCAGGTCGCGACCAATCCGAACGCGCCGCTGCTGCAAAACTGGATCTGGTTCTTCGGCATCTTCGTGGTCGTCGGCATGCTCCTTGGTTATATCGGCCGCCTCGCACTGAACGACACGATACGCGAAGCCGGGATCGGCGACCGGCTCGCCGGCGCCGCACTCGGCGCCGTCAGGGTCGGCCTCGTCGCCACCACGCTGGTGCTGGTGTTCGACCAGATCGTGCCGGCCAACCGGCAGCCACCGTTCCTCGCCGGTTCGCATCTGCGGCCGTTGTTCTCGGCGGCCGGCAAGATGGGCTTCAAGACATTGCCGCCGGAGGCCGCGGCCGCGATCGACCGCCTCAAGCAGGAACGGCGTATCTAG
- a CDS encoding SDR family oxidoreductase: MDLGIKGRRAIVCASSKGLGRACAISLAEAGVDVTLTARGAEALKKTADDIRKAYPGVKVTEIVGDITTPAGREAVLKACPEPDILINNAGGPPPGDFRNWTRDDWIKAIDANMLTPIELIKSTVDGMMARKFGRIVNITSAAVKAPIDILGLSNGARAGLTGFIAGLSRKTVINNVTINGLLPGPFETDRLTGTAKAEADKRGTKPEQILAERAKLNPAGRFGQPDEFGYACAFLCGAKAGFITGQNILLDGGAFPGTL; this comes from the coding sequence GTGGATCTTGGGATCAAAGGTCGCCGCGCCATCGTCTGCGCATCCAGCAAGGGCCTTGGCCGCGCCTGCGCCATCTCGCTGGCGGAAGCCGGCGTTGACGTCACGCTGACCGCGCGCGGCGCCGAAGCCCTGAAGAAGACGGCCGACGACATCCGCAAAGCCTATCCGGGCGTGAAGGTCACCGAGATCGTCGGCGACATCACGACGCCTGCGGGCCGCGAGGCCGTGCTGAAGGCCTGCCCCGAGCCGGATATCCTCATCAACAATGCCGGCGGCCCGCCGCCCGGCGATTTCCGCAACTGGACCCGCGACGACTGGATCAAGGCGATCGACGCCAACATGCTCACGCCCATCGAGCTGATCAAGTCGACCGTCGACGGCATGATGGCGCGCAAGTTCGGCCGCATCGTCAACATCACCTCGGCGGCGGTGAAGGCGCCGATCGACATCCTCGGTCTCTCCAACGGCGCGCGCGCCGGCCTCACCGGCTTCATCGCCGGCCTGTCGCGCAAGACCGTGATCAACAACGTCACCATCAACGGCCTGTTGCCGGGTCCGTTCGAGACCGACCGCCTGACCGGCACCGCGAAGGCCGAGGCCGACAAGCGCGGCACGAAGCCGGAGCAGATCCTGGCCGAGCGAGCAAAACTCAACCCGGCCGGCCGCTTCGGCCAGCCTGACGAGTTCGGCTATGCCTGCGCCTTCCTCTGCGGCGCCAAGGCCGGCTTCATCACGGGCCAGAATATCTTGCTCGACGGCGGCGCCTTCCCCGGAACGCTGTGA
- a CDS encoding NADPH:quinone reductase: MRAVWYEQTGPAADVLTYGEMATPVAGPGEVRIRLEASGVNPADVGRRGGSYRAIEFSRVIPNSDGAGFVDQIGDGVTRFRVGDRVWLFNGQRNGRAFGTAAEYIALAEQLVTPLPDHLSFAEGATLGIPAMTAWCSLFADGPIVGKTVLVTGGAGAVGHYAVQLAKWGGAQVIATVSSAMKGEQARRAGADLVVNYRDEDVVAKAMAFTGGRGVDRVVDVDFGGNIATTLKLMALNSTIAVYATNGNRTPTVPMRELMEKCITLRSLVLFALPPALLAAAQADITKWLAAGPRIHNVAAQFALSDTAQAHLAVEKGDKLGTVIVDCAR, from the coding sequence GTGAGAGCAGTCTGGTACGAGCAAACTGGACCGGCGGCGGATGTCCTCACCTATGGTGAGATGGCGACGCCGGTCGCTGGCCCAGGCGAAGTTCGCATTCGCCTGGAGGCCTCCGGCGTCAATCCGGCCGATGTCGGCCGGCGCGGCGGCAGCTATCGCGCGATTGAATTTTCGCGCGTCATTCCGAACAGCGACGGCGCGGGTTTCGTCGACCAGATCGGCGACGGCGTAACGCGCTTCAGGGTCGGCGACCGGGTCTGGCTGTTCAACGGCCAGCGCAACGGCCGCGCCTTCGGCACGGCGGCCGAATATATCGCGCTCGCCGAGCAGCTGGTGACGCCGCTGCCGGATCATCTTTCCTTTGCGGAGGGCGCAACGCTCGGCATCCCCGCGATGACCGCATGGTGCAGCCTGTTTGCGGATGGGCCGATCGTCGGCAAGACCGTGCTCGTCACCGGCGGCGCCGGCGCGGTTGGCCATTATGCCGTGCAGCTCGCCAAATGGGGCGGCGCGCAGGTGATCGCGACAGTCAGCTCGGCGATGAAGGGCGAGCAGGCCCGGCGCGCGGGCGCCGATCTCGTGGTCAATTACAGGGACGAGGACGTCGTCGCCAAGGCGATGGCGTTCACCGGCGGACGTGGTGTCGATCGCGTGGTCGATGTCGATTTCGGCGGCAACATCGCGACGACGTTGAAGCTGATGGCGCTCAATTCGACGATCGCCGTCTACGCCACCAACGGCAACCGCACACCCACGGTGCCGATGCGCGAACTGATGGAGAAGTGCATCACGCTCCGCTCGCTCGTCTTGTTCGCGCTACCGCCCGCGCTGCTTGCGGCGGCGCAGGCCGATATCACGAAATGGCTGGCGGCAGGGCCGCGCATTCACAACGTCGCGGCGCAGTTCGCGCTATCGGATACCGCGCAGGCGCATCTCGCCGTCGAGAAGGGTGACAAGCTCGGCACCGTGATCGTCGACTGCGCGCGGTGA
- a CDS encoding DUF3775 domain-containing protein, which translates to MPELAISAEKVAFIIEKAREFDVKEAASDPDSGSNPSDDDEIDVLEDTNSDPVAAELSGFIRALNEDEQLDLVTMMWLGRGDGEVEEWDDLRARAAEARGEYKNPRRETVQYLLGEPMLGDLLADGMDELGIDWTDERTTPVS; encoded by the coding sequence ATGCCAGAGCTTGCTATTTCCGCCGAGAAGGTCGCCTTCATCATCGAGAAGGCCCGCGAATTCGACGTCAAGGAGGCAGCGTCCGACCCTGACTCGGGCTCCAATCCCTCTGATGATGACGAGATCGACGTGCTCGAGGACACGAATTCCGACCCGGTCGCAGCCGAGCTCTCCGGTTTCATCCGCGCGCTGAACGAGGACGAGCAGCTCGATCTCGTCACGATGATGTGGCTCGGCCGCGGCGATGGCGAAGTGGAGGAGTGGGACGATCTGCGTGCCCGCGCCGCCGAGGCGCGCGGTGAATACAAGAACCCGCGTCGCGAAACGGTGCAATATCTGCTGGGCGAGCCGATGCTGGGCGATCTGCTTGCCGACGGCATGGACGAGCTTGGCATCGACTGGACCGACGAGCGGACTACGCCGGTTTCGTAA
- a CDS encoding MBL fold metallo-hydrolase, which yields MPWTVGKVKITKIVEMETVGSTRFILPAATNDEIQKLPWLIPHFATEEGRLKMSIHSLVVETPTRRIVVDTGLGNDKQGRGVPVWNNRSTPFLETMTEAGFPPDSIDTVLCTHLHVDHVGWNTKLVDGKWVPTFARARYLFGKTEYEYWRDYTAEPDKVAVFNDSVKPVVDAGLAELIPSDHRLCEEISVIPTPGHSPGHMSVLIESGGEQGLLSGDVAHHPCQMAHLDWCSVVDTDTAQSAASRHKVFSRFADTPTLVIGGHFSAGHIKRDGDAFKFVALQS from the coding sequence ATGCCGTGGACCGTGGGCAAGGTCAAAATCACCAAGATCGTGGAAATGGAGACGGTCGGCTCGACCCGCTTCATCCTGCCGGCCGCGACCAATGACGAGATCCAGAAGCTGCCTTGGCTGATCCCGCATTTCGCCACCGAGGAGGGCCGGCTGAAAATGTCGATCCACTCGCTGGTGGTGGAGACGCCGACGCGCCGCATCGTGGTCGACACTGGCCTTGGCAACGACAAGCAGGGCCGCGGTGTCCCGGTCTGGAATAACCGCAGCACGCCGTTTCTGGAGACCATGACGGAAGCGGGCTTTCCCCCTGACAGCATCGACACCGTGCTGTGCACGCATTTGCATGTCGACCATGTCGGCTGGAATACAAAGCTCGTCGATGGCAAGTGGGTGCCGACTTTCGCCAGGGCGCGCTACCTGTTCGGCAAGACCGAGTATGAATATTGGCGCGACTATACGGCCGAGCCGGACAAGGTCGCGGTGTTCAACGATTCCGTGAAGCCGGTCGTCGATGCGGGCCTGGCCGAGTTGATCCCGAGCGATCACCGGCTCTGCGAGGAGATCAGCGTGATCCCGACCCCCGGCCACAGCCCCGGGCATATGAGCGTCCTGATCGAGTCCGGCGGCGAACAAGGGCTGCTCAGCGGCGACGTCGCCCATCACCCCTGCCAGATGGCGCATCTCGACTGGTGCTCGGTCGTCGACACCGATACCGCCCAATCGGCCGCGTCGCGGCACAAGGTGTTCTCGCGCTTTGCCGATACCCCGACGCTGGTGATCGGCGGCCATTTCTCGGCCGGCCACATCAAGCGGGACGGGGATGCGTTCAAATTTGTGGCGCTGCAATCGTAG
- a CDS encoding fumarylacetoacetate hydrolase family protein, whose product MKLVRYGEKGAEKPGLIDKSGQLRDLSAHVKDLTGEAYSPESLKKLAGLDPASLPAVSGKPRFGAPVTGISKFVAIGLNYSDHAKETGAAIPTEPIIFMKANTSLSGPNDAVEKPRGSTKLDWEVEIAAIIGTRAKYVSEADALNYVAGYCVCNDVSERAFQTERLGQWTKGKSHDTFGPVGPWLATKDEIKDVQNLSMWLDVNGQRRQTGSTQTMIFSMAKCVSYVSQFMTLLPGDIITTGTPPGVGLGMKPPTFLNVGDVVTLGIEGLGEQRQEIVAA is encoded by the coding sequence ATGAAGCTTGTTCGTTATGGCGAAAAGGGTGCGGAAAAGCCCGGCCTGATCGACAAATCCGGCCAATTGCGCGACCTGTCGGCGCATGTGAAGGACCTGACCGGCGAGGCCTATTCGCCGGAATCCCTGAAGAAGCTGGCGGGCCTTGACCCGGCCTCCCTGCCCGCCGTCTCCGGCAAGCCGCGCTTCGGCGCGCCCGTCACCGGCATCTCGAAATTCGTCGCCATCGGCCTCAACTACAGCGACCACGCCAAGGAAACCGGCGCCGCGATCCCGACCGAGCCGATCATCTTCATGAAGGCCAACACGTCGCTGTCCGGCCCGAACGACGCGGTCGAGAAGCCGCGCGGCTCGACCAAGCTCGACTGGGAAGTCGAGATCGCCGCCATCATCGGCACCCGCGCCAAGTATGTCTCGGAAGCCGATGCGCTGAACTACGTCGCCGGCTATTGCGTCTGCAACGACGTCTCCGAGCGCGCCTTCCAGACCGAGCGCCTGGGTCAGTGGACCAAGGGCAAGTCACACGACACCTTCGGCCCGGTCGGCCCGTGGCTCGCCACCAAGGACGAGATCAAGGACGTGCAGAACCTGTCGATGTGGCTCGACGTCAACGGCCAGCGTCGCCAGACCGGCTCGACCCAGACCATGATCTTCTCCATGGCCAAATGCGTTTCGTACGTGTCGCAGTTCATGACCCTGCTGCCTGGCGACATCATCACCACCGGCACCCCGCCCGGCGTCGGTCTCGGCATGAAGCCGCCGACCTTTCTCAATGTCGGCGATGTCGTCACGCTCGGCATCGAAGGCCTCGGCGAGCAGCGCCAGGAGATCGTGGCGGCGTAA